GAGGATCAAAGTAAATGGAGAGGAGAGGGAAATTCTCTCTCCCCTCTCTCTTCAAGAGTACCTGGATTCTTTAGGGCTTTCGGAAAGAAGGGTGGTTGTTGAATACAATGGAGAAATTTTGTCAAAAGAAGCCTGGCCCAATACCACTCTCAAGGATGGTGACAGACTTGAAATTGTGCATTTTGTAGGAGGTGGATAGTGCGCATAGGAATTGCTGGTGTTGGCGGCATCGGAAGCAACGTCGCCATGCACCTCGTTCGGGCTGGCGTAACAGCCTTTCGTATTGTGGATTTTGACAAGGTTG
This sequence is a window from Thermospira aquatica. Protein-coding genes within it:
- the thiS gene encoding sulfur carrier protein ThiS, with the protein product MRIKVNGEEREILSPLSLQEYLDSLGLSERRVVVEYNGEILSKEAWPNTTLKDGDRLEIVHFVGGG